Proteins encoded within one genomic window of Tabrizicola piscis:
- the cysS gene encoding cysteine--tRNA ligase gives MVTIRLTNSKTRKKEDFAPIDDKNVRMYVCGPTVYDRAHLGNARPVVVFDTLYRLLRHVYGPDQVTYVRNFTDVDDKINAEALRRQKAGSPGTLEDLIHQRTEETIAWYHADMDALGALRPNHEPRATEFIAQMIAMIDGLIASGHAYEANGHVLFRVRSYKDYGKLSGRSIDDMIAGARVEVAPFKEDPMDFVLWKPSSGEEPGWSSPWGKGRPGWHIECSAMAHELLGESFDIHGGGLDLQFPHHENEIAQSACAHPHGDFAHYWLHNEMLQVEGKKMSKSLGNFFTVRDLLDQGIPGEVIRFVFLMTHYRSPMDWTAEKRVVAATKLEDYLVLGERFADLGKARQTAPAREVVDALADDLNTHLALSEVDQLLGNARWNELVSTLDFLGLIPFERFDERRELLNNSVVFLNQLSEHLVEVRQSAMTSKDFSAVDALKSALIAAGVEVRMSKAGVELVPGPNFDPTKLAALQ, from the coding sequence ATGGTGACGATCCGCCTGACGAACTCGAAGACGCGCAAGAAGGAAGACTTCGCGCCGATCGACGACAAGAACGTGCGGATGTATGTCTGCGGCCCCACCGTCTATGACCGCGCCCATCTTGGCAACGCCCGCCCCGTGGTGGTGTTCGACACGCTTTACCGCCTGCTGCGCCACGTCTACGGCCCGGACCAAGTGACCTATGTCCGCAACTTCACCGACGTTGATGACAAGATCAACGCCGAGGCGCTGCGCCGCCAGAAAGCCGGCAGCCCCGGCACGCTGGAAGACCTGATCCACCAGCGGACCGAGGAAACCATCGCCTGGTATCACGCCGACATGGACGCGCTTGGCGCGCTGCGGCCCAACCATGAACCCCGCGCGACGGAATTCATCGCCCAGATGATCGCGATGATCGACGGGCTGATCGCGAGCGGTCATGCCTATGAGGCGAACGGCCACGTCCTCTTCCGCGTCCGCAGCTACAAGGACTACGGCAAACTCTCCGGCCGCAGCATCGACGACATGATCGCCGGCGCGCGGGTGGAGGTCGCGCCTTTCAAGGAAGACCCGATGGATTTCGTCCTGTGGAAACCCTCCTCAGGCGAAGAACCCGGCTGGTCCTCTCCCTGGGGCAAGGGCCGCCCCGGCTGGCACATCGAATGCAGCGCCATGGCGCATGAGCTTTTGGGCGAATCCTTCGACATCCACGGCGGCGGGCTGGACCTGCAATTCCCCCACCACGAAAACGAAATCGCCCAGAGCGCCTGCGCCCACCCCCACGGCGACTTCGCCCATTACTGGCTGCACAACGAGATGCTGCAGGTCGAGGGCAAGAAGATGTCCAAAAGCCTTGGCAACTTCTTCACCGTGCGGGATTTGCTGGATCAGGGCATCCCGGGCGAGGTGATCCGGTTTGTGTTCCTGATGACGCATTACCGCAGTCCGATGGATTGGACGGCAGAGAAGCGTGTCGTCGCCGCCACAAAGCTGGAGGATTACCTCGTTCTAGGTGAGCGCTTTGCCGATCTTGGCAAAGCAAGGCAAACCGCCCCTGCAAGGGAAGTTGTCGATGCGCTGGCCGACGATTTGAATACCCACCTTGCACTCTCAGAAGTCGACCAATTGTTGGGCAACGCACGGTGGAATGAACTGGTTTCGACGTTGGATTTTCTGGGTCTGATCCCGTTCGAGCGTTTCGATGAACGGCGCGAGTTGCTCAACAATTCAGTAGTCTTTCTGAACCAACTATCAGAACACCTCGTTGAAGTGCGGCAGTCTGCCATGACCTCCAAAGACTTCTCCGCTGTCGACGCGCTGAAATCCGCCCTGATTGCCGCAGGCGTCGAGGTGCGAATGTCCAAGGCAGGAGTCGAACTCGTCCCCGGCCCGAACTTCGACCCCACCAAACTGGCGGCCCTCCAGTGA
- a CDS encoding ROK family protein — MTLAILADIGGTNTRVALADGATVRLDSIRRFPNADYQARGQDIAHVLQDYLTQTGAKVTGVCVAAAGPVQDGVATMTNLDWVMDAAKLTHATGAAKVAILNDLQAQGQALGHIPAANLRCVIDGPVKAGASMLVVGLGTGVNAAPVHPGAQGRVVPPSECGHVNMPVRTEEDFRLVRFIEARLAAEGEVPHAGVEEVLAGRGLANLHAFAATETGHPASLTSAEVLAALAAGDPVAAHAARLYVHILAQTLADLALIHLPYGGIYLIGGMSRAMTPHFKTFGLTEGFREARRVDLLQKDFSVTVVEDDYAALTGCAAYLHSQP; from the coding sequence ATGACCCTTGCCATCCTTGCCGATATCGGGGGAACGAACACCCGCGTGGCGCTTGCCGACGGTGCGACAGTGCGGCTGGACAGCATCCGCCGCTTTCCCAACGCCGACTATCAGGCGCGCGGACAGGATATTGCCCATGTCCTGCAGGACTACCTGACGCAAACCGGGGCCAAGGTGACCGGGGTCTGCGTGGCGGCCGCCGGTCCGGTGCAGGATGGGGTCGCCACGATGACCAACCTTGACTGGGTGATGGACGCGGCCAAGCTGACCCATGCCACGGGGGCCGCGAAAGTGGCCATTCTCAACGACTTGCAGGCGCAGGGTCAGGCGCTTGGCCATATCCCCGCCGCCAACTTGCGCTGCGTCATCGACGGCCCGGTCAAGGCTGGTGCATCCATGCTGGTTGTGGGTCTTGGCACGGGCGTGAATGCGGCCCCGGTCCACCCCGGCGCACAGGGCCGTGTCGTGCCCCCGTCCGAATGTGGCCACGTCAACATGCCCGTCCGGACTGAAGAAGATTTCCGCCTTGTCCGCTTCATCGAAGCCCGCCTTGCCGCCGAAGGCGAGGTGCCCCACGCCGGGGTGGAGGAAGTGCTCGCCGGCCGTGGTCTTGCCAATCTCCACGCCTTCGCCGCGACCGAGACTGGTCACCCTGCTTCGCTCACCTCTGCCGAAGTGCTTGCGGCCCTCGCGGCCGGTGATCCGGTTGCCGCCCATGCCGCCCGGCTTTACGTCCATATCCTGGCCCAGACGCTGGCCGACCTTGCGCTGATCCACCTGCCCTATGGCGGGATCTATCTGATCGGCGGCATGTCCCGCGCGATGACCCCGCACTTCAAGACCTTCGGCCTGACGGAAGGCTTCCGCGAGGCGCGGCGGGTGGACCTGCTGCAAAAGGATTTTTCGGTCACGGTGGTCGAAGATGACTATGCCGCCCTGACGGGCTGCGCGGCCTATCTGCACAGCCAGCCCTGA
- a CDS encoding TPM domain-containing protein, producing the protein MSFRALVLAVTLAPLAFSMGAYAQTSDPPPAESQPAPGLALPQPASDTVTDLADVLDPVAEARIAGLLAATRAETGVQMVVVTLPDIAAHGGAGMRLDAYAKALFNNWGIGDAERNDGILMLVATEAREVRIALGSGYDAVYDGRAARVLSTAVLPAFREGQLAAGIEAGIASSRDRLIAPFLEGRPVTLTEGFEQEEPGIAPWLGGAGAVGAGLLLMIWRSARSKKLCPRCGEATLNRTREVIDPATVMSSGSGIEHLSCSSCGYVDRKSFTVGRMQSIGSSRSRDGNRSSSSGRSGRSGGFGGGRSSGGGASGKW; encoded by the coding sequence ATGTCCTTCAGAGCCCTCGTCCTTGCCGTGACGCTGGCGCCCCTGGCTTTTTCCATGGGGGCCTACGCCCAGACGTCTGACCCGCCACCCGCCGAAAGCCAGCCTGCCCCCGGTCTGGCGCTGCCGCAACCGGCAAGCGACACGGTCACCGATCTTGCCGATGTGCTTGATCCGGTGGCCGAAGCGCGCATTGCCGGATTGCTCGCCGCCACCCGTGCCGAAACCGGTGTGCAGATGGTGGTTGTCACCCTGCCCGACATCGCGGCCCATGGCGGCGCGGGGATGCGGCTGGATGCCTATGCCAAGGCGTTGTTCAACAACTGGGGCATTGGCGATGCCGAGCGCAATGACGGCATCCTGATGCTGGTTGCCACCGAAGCGCGCGAGGTGCGCATAGCGCTTGGGTCGGGGTATGACGCCGTTTATGACGGGCGGGCCGCGCGGGTGCTGTCAACTGCCGTGTTGCCTGCGTTCCGCGAGGGCCAGTTGGCTGCGGGGATCGAGGCGGGCATCGCATCCTCTCGTGACAGGCTGATCGCGCCGTTTCTGGAAGGCCGACCGGTCACGCTGACGGAAGGATTCGAGCAGGAGGAGCCGGGGATTGCCCCCTGGCTGGGCGGTGCCGGTGCCGTTGGCGCCGGGCTGCTGCTGATGATCTGGCGATCTGCCCGGTCCAAGAAGCTGTGCCCGCGCTGCGGTGAGGCGACGCTGAACCGTACGCGGGAAGTGATTGATCCGGCCACAGTGATGAGCAGCGGGTCCGGGATCGAGCATCTGTCCTGTTCAAGCTGCGGCTATGTGGACCGCAAGTCGTTTACAGTCGGGCGGATGCAGTCGATCGGGTCATCGCGGAGCCGGGATGGCAACCGGTCATCCAGCAGCGGACGGTCCGGCCGCAGTGGCGGATTTGGCGGCGGGCGATCCTCGGGCGGCGGGGCAAGCGGGAAATGGTAG
- a CDS encoding DNA-3-methyladenine glycosylase family protein: MVGRIIQSLDCVAEGAAWLALRDPGFARALPLVGDLPLRREADGFAALLRAIVGQQVSVASARAIWARLEGAGLTDAAVMAAASDDALRAAGLSRQKARYGRALAQAGIDFDALRGLPDAEVVARLVAVPGIGVWTAEIYAMFALGRADVFAPGDLALQEAARMLFGLEVRPTDKALRAMAEDWSPWRSVAARILWAYYRVAKERDGVA; encoded by the coding sequence ATGGTAGGCCGGATCATTCAATCGCTGGACTGTGTCGCGGAAGGGGCCGCATGGCTGGCCCTGCGCGACCCAGGTTTTGCCCGGGCGCTGCCGCTGGTTGGCGATCTGCCCCTGCGGCGCGAGGCGGATGGATTCGCCGCCTTGCTGAGGGCTATCGTCGGACAGCAGGTGTCGGTCGCCAGCGCGCGGGCCATCTGGGCGCGGCTGGAGGGCGCGGGGTTGACCGACGCTGCCGTCATGGCTGCGGCGTCGGATGACGCCTTGCGGGCGGCGGGGCTAAGCCGGCAGAAGGCGCGCTATGGCCGGGCGCTGGCGCAGGCCGGGATTGACTTTGACGCGCTGCGGGGGCTGCCCGATGCCGAGGTTGTGGCGCGGTTGGTGGCCGTGCCGGGCATCGGCGTCTGGACGGCGGAAATCTACGCGATGTTCGCGCTTGGCCGGGCGGATGTGTTCGCCCCCGGTGACCTTGCCTTGCAAGAGGCGGCGCGGATGCTGTTCGGCCTTGAGGTGCGGCCAACGGACAAGGCGCTGCGGGCCATGGCCGAGGACTGGTCGCCCTGGCGGTCGGTTGCGGCGCGCATCCTTTGGGCCTACTACCGGGTCGCGAAAGAACGAGATGGGGTGGCATGA
- the cimA gene encoding citramalate synthase produces MTRQRLYLFDTTLRDGQQTQGVQFSVAEKVQIARALDTLGVDYIEGGWPGANPTDSDFFAAPPETRATMTAFGMTRRVGRSAENDDVLAAVLNANTPAVCLVGKTHEFHVTTALGVTLDENREAIASSIRHLVAKGHEALFDAEHFFDGYRANPGYALSCLQAALEAGARWVVLCDTNGGTLPAEVGRITAEVVAAGIPGDRLGIHCHDDTGNGVANTLAAVEAGAQQVQGTLNGLGERCGNANLTTLIPTLLLKEPFASRFETGVTPEALAGLLKTSRMLDDILNRVPLRSAAYVGASAFAHKAGLHASAILKDPTTYEHIDPALVGNERVIPMSNQAGQSNLRARLEAAGLVIDPKDPRLGRIIEVVKDREDQGYAYDGAQASFELVARRELGLCPEFFEVKRYRVTVERRKNKYDRMISLSEAVVVVKIGERKMMSVSDSMDEAGGDRGPVNALAKALAKDLGPYQACIDDMKLVDFKVRITNGGTEAVTRVIIDSEDGQGRRWSTVGVSANIVDASFEALLDAIQWKLIRDIGSPVGSAP; encoded by the coding sequence ATGACCCGCCAGCGCCTGTACCTTTTCGACACCACCCTCCGCGATGGCCAGCAGACGCAGGGCGTCCAGTTTTCCGTGGCCGAAAAGGTCCAGATCGCCCGCGCCCTCGACACCCTCGGCGTGGACTATATCGAGGGCGGCTGGCCCGGCGCGAACCCGACCGACAGTGATTTCTTCGCCGCCCCCCCCGAAACCCGCGCCACGATGACCGCCTTCGGCATGACCCGCAGGGTAGGGCGGTCGGCGGAAAACGATGACGTGCTGGCGGCGGTCCTGAACGCGAACACCCCCGCGGTCTGCCTTGTCGGCAAGACCCACGAATTCCACGTTACGACCGCCCTCGGCGTGACCCTCGACGAAAACCGCGAGGCCATCGCCTCCTCCATCCGCCACCTCGTCGCCAAGGGCCACGAGGCGCTGTTTGATGCGGAACACTTCTTCGACGGCTACCGCGCCAACCCCGGCTACGCCCTCTCTTGCCTGCAGGCCGCGCTTGAGGCCGGTGCCCGTTGGGTCGTCCTGTGTGACACCAACGGCGGCACGCTGCCCGCCGAGGTGGGCCGCATCACCGCCGAGGTGGTTGCCGCCGGCATCCCCGGCGACCGGCTGGGCATTCACTGCCACGACGACACCGGCAATGGCGTCGCCAACACCCTTGCGGCGGTCGAGGCTGGGGCGCAGCAGGTTCAGGGTACGCTGAACGGCCTTGGGGAACGGTGCGGCAATGCCAACCTGACGACCCTGATCCCGACGCTGCTGCTCAAGGAACCCTTCGCCAGCCGGTTCGAGACCGGCGTCACCCCGGAGGCGCTGGCGGGCCTTCTGAAGACCAGCCGCATGCTGGACGACATCCTGAACCGCGTGCCCTTGCGGTCGGCTGCCTATGTCGGCGCGTCGGCCTTTGCCCACAAGGCGGGCCTGCATGCCAGCGCGATCCTGAAGGACCCGACGACCTACGAACACATCGACCCGGCGCTGGTGGGCAACGAGCGGGTCATCCCGATGTCCAACCAGGCCGGGCAGTCGAACCTGCGGGCAAGGCTTGAGGCGGCGGGACTCGTGATTGACCCCAAGGACCCGCGCCTTGGCCGGATCATCGAGGTGGTCAAGGATCGTGAGGATCAGGGCTATGCCTATGACGGCGCGCAGGCCAGCTTTGAACTCGTCGCCCGGCGGGAACTGGGGCTTTGCCCCGAGTTCTTTGAGGTCAAGCGTTACCGTGTCACCGTGGAGCGGCGGAAGAACAAGTATGATCGCATGATCAGCCTTTCCGAAGCGGTTGTGGTGGTCAAGATCGGTGAGCGGAAGATGATGTCGGTCAGCGACAGCATGGATGAAGCAGGCGGTGACCGTGGCCCGGTGAACGCGCTTGCCAAGGCTTTGGCCAAGGATCTTGGTCCCTATCAGGCCTGCATCGACGACATGAAACTGGTGGATTTCAAGGTTCGCATCACCAACGGCGGGACCGAGGCGGTCACGCGGGTCATCATCGACAGCGAAGACGGGCAGGGGCGGCGCTGGTCCACCGTCGGCGTCAGTGCCAACATCGTCGACGCGAGTTTCGAGGCCCTGCTGGACGCGATCCAGTGGAAGCTGATCCGCGACATCGGCTCACCCGTTGGGTCGGCGCCATGA
- a CDS encoding MFS transporter, with protein sequence MSTDALAKRNIIVLVAAQAILGAQMPMIFTIAGLAGSTLAPNVCWATLPITMTVIGSMLTATPISALMQRHGRRAGFIVGALGGALGAAIGAYGLATGSFLLFCIGALLTGIYMSAQGFYRFAAADTASDAFRPKAISWVMAGGLLSAVVGPQLVKVTSDLMAVTFLGSYLAVIGLNLVGMFLFFGLNIPKPRPPVAGAPIGRTRAELIRTPTIAVAMICATVSYALMNLVMTSSPLAVVGCGFNTGNAADVVTAHVLAMYAPSFVTGHIIARFGTERVIALGLTILAAAGAVAMAGVELENFFIALILLGIGWNFGFIGATTMLTSAQRPEERGRLQGLNDLVVFGGVTMASFSSGGLMNCAGGSVEAGWQMVNLAMLPFLILAGGALIWLWLKPSESRA encoded by the coding sequence ATGAGCACTGACGCCCTCGCCAAACGCAACATCATCGTCCTTGTCGCAGCCCAGGCCATCCTTGGGGCGCAGATGCCGATGATCTTCACCATCGCCGGGTTGGCGGGGTCCACCCTTGCGCCTAATGTCTGCTGGGCCACCCTGCCGATCACGATGACCGTTATCGGCTCAATGCTGACCGCCACCCCGATTTCCGCACTCATGCAGCGCCATGGGCGGCGCGCAGGGTTCATCGTCGGCGCCCTTGGCGGTGCACTTGGCGCAGCGATCGGGGCTTACGGTCTGGCCACCGGCAGCTTCCTTCTGTTCTGCATCGGCGCGCTGCTGACCGGTATCTACATGTCGGCCCAAGGGTTTTACCGCTTTGCCGCCGCCGATACCGCGTCGGATGCCTTTCGCCCCAAGGCGATCAGCTGGGTCATGGCGGGGGGGCTGTTGTCTGCCGTCGTTGGCCCGCAACTCGTCAAGGTGACCTCCGACTTGATGGCCGTGACCTTCCTTGGCAGCTACCTTGCCGTCATCGGGCTGAACCTTGTCGGCATGTTCCTGTTCTTCGGCCTCAACATCCCGAAACCGCGCCCACCGGTTGCCGGTGCCCCGATTGGCCGCACGAGGGCCGAGCTGATCCGCACCCCGACCATCGCCGTCGCGATGATCTGCGCCACGGTGTCCTATGCCTTGATGAACTTGGTGATGACCTCATCGCCTCTGGCCGTCGTCGGCTGCGGCTTCAATACCGGCAATGCTGCCGACGTGGTGACTGCGCATGTGCTGGCGATGTATGCCCCCAGCTTCGTCACTGGCCATATCATCGCCCGCTTCGGCACCGAACGGGTCATCGCGCTTGGCCTGACGATCCTTGCCGCCGCCGGAGCGGTCGCCATGGCCGGGGTCGAGCTTGAGAATTTCTTCATCGCCCTGATCCTGCTGGGCATCGGCTGGAACTTCGGCTTCATTGGCGCCACGACCATGCTGACCTCCGCCCAACGCCCGGAAGAGCGTGGCCGCCTGCAGGGCCTGAATGACCTGGTGGTGTTCGGCGGCGTGACGATGGCCAGCTTTTCCTCGGGTGGCCTGATGAATTGCGCCGGCGGGTCGGTCGAGGCGGGCTGGCAGATGGTCAACCTTGCGATGCTGCCCTTCCTGATCCTTGCCGGCGGCGCGCTGATCTGGCTTTGGCTGAAACCCAGCGAAAGCCGGGCCTGA
- a CDS encoding phytoene/squalene synthase family protein, which yields MTIAACAALVERGDPDRFLAVMAAPADVRAQLFPLYAFNIEIARTPWVTEEPLIAEMRLQWWRDVVDNAASGAARAHEVAGPLHDLIRDFGLPVEVLDRLIAARRWDIHREPHESPAALEAYLEDTGAGLMWLAARALGAPETAEEAVRAYGWAAAAASYLRALPELQARGRQPLPDGLGARTLAEMGLAKLKAARAGRKTVPKDLAPALLAGWQAEMILKQVVAGLSSETAPQVSEFNRRGRLLWQTVSGRW from the coding sequence ATGACGATCGCGGCTTGCGCGGCATTGGTCGAACGGGGCGACCCCGACCGGTTCCTTGCCGTGATGGCCGCCCCTGCCGATGTCCGCGCCCAGCTTTTCCCGCTGTACGCCTTCAACATTGAGATTGCCCGGACCCCTTGGGTCACCGAGGAGCCGCTGATCGCCGAGATGCGTCTGCAATGGTGGCGGGATGTGGTGGACAACGCCGCCTCGGGTGCCGCGCGGGCGCATGAGGTGGCGGGGCCGCTGCATGATCTGATCCGCGATTTCGGCCTGCCGGTGGAGGTGCTGGACCGGCTGATCGCGGCGCGGCGCTGGGATATCCACCGCGAGCCGCATGAAAGCCCTGCCGCGCTGGAGGCGTATCTTGAGGACACCGGCGCGGGTCTGATGTGGTTGGCGGCAAGGGCGCTTGGCGCGCCGGAAACGGCGGAAGAGGCTGTGCGGGCCTATGGCTGGGCCGCGGCGGCGGCAAGCTATCTGCGCGCCCTGCCAGAGTTGCAGGCACGAGGGCGGCAGCCACTGCCGGACGGGCTTGGCGCACGCACGCTGGCCGAGATGGGCCTGGCCAAGCTGAAGGCGGCACGGGCAGGGCGCAAGACGGTGCCGAAAGACCTTGCCCCGGCGCTCTTGGCGGGATGGCAGGCGGAAATGATCTTGAAACAAGTGGTTGCGGGGCTGTCTTCCGAAACAGCTCCGCAGGTATCCGAATTCAACCGGCGTGGGCGGCTGCTTTGGCAAACCGTTTCGGGGCGCTGGTAG
- a CDS encoding DUF6778 family protein, which produces MSIVRRTALFGLTALLLSACVGGSFKTEYDPLPADVTRAWRLSAVQVNVPRTLVVSEAKTLLPKADIVWREDPLGDRYAQVDTIMTDAITRGAQGLRGGRPVIIDVTVTRFHALTFEAELREQNWGVHNINFTAQVVDARTGEVLIPATAIRSELPALSGEQMREARRNGQSQKSMITNHVARTVAGWLAIGPDNRGEFSRQGN; this is translated from the coding sequence ATGTCCATTGTCCGCCGAACCGCCCTGTTTGGTTTGACCGCACTCCTGCTGTCCGCCTGCGTCGGCGGCAGCTTCAAGACCGAATATGATCCGCTGCCTGCCGACGTCACCCGCGCCTGGCGGTTGTCAGCGGTTCAGGTGAACGTGCCCCGCACCCTTGTGGTCTCTGAAGCCAAGACGCTGCTGCCCAAGGCGGACATCGTCTGGCGCGAAGATCCGCTGGGCGACCGCTACGCCCAGGTTGATACCATCATGACCGATGCGATCACCCGTGGCGCCCAAGGCCTGCGCGGTGGGCGGCCGGTCATCATCGACGTGACGGTCACCCGCTTCCACGCCCTGACGTTCGAAGCCGAACTGCGGGAACAGAACTGGGGTGTCCACAACATCAACTTCACCGCCCAGGTGGTTGACGCCCGCACGGGCGAGGTGCTGATTCCCGCCACGGCGATCCGGTCGGAACTGCCTGCGTTGTCCGGCGAACAGATGCGCGAAGCCCGTCGCAACGGCCAGTCGCAAAAGTCGATGATCACCAACCACGTCGCGCGGACCGTGGCGGGCTGGCTGGCCATCGGCCCCGACAACCGGGGTGAGTTCAGCCGTCAAGGCAACTGA
- a CDS encoding alpha/beta hydrolase — protein sequence MMRDLRFGRKGATDPSALVVFLHGYGADGSDLLGLADVLGPHLPGVAFLAPDAPERCVGGGFGYQWFPIPWLDGSPQAAAEAGLDAAAEDLNGFLDARLAEFGLGPEALALVGFSQGAMMSLHVAPRRAKPVAGVVAISGRLLRPERLVAEAIVKPPVLLVHGDQDPVVPFDSMEMAGSALVAAGFPTFGHVMQGTAHGIAPDGLGVTLQFLKERLPG from the coding sequence ATGATGCGGGACTTGCGGTTCGGTCGGAAAGGGGCAACGGACCCTTCGGCGCTGGTGGTGTTCCTGCACGGCTATGGCGCGGACGGGTCAGACCTGCTGGGGCTGGCCGATGTGCTGGGGCCGCATCTTCCAGGGGTGGCTTTCCTGGCCCCCGATGCCCCGGAACGCTGCGTGGGCGGTGGCTTTGGGTATCAGTGGTTCCCGATCCCCTGGCTTGATGGTTCCCCCCAGGCGGCGGCCGAGGCCGGGCTGGATGCGGCGGCGGAGGACCTGAACGGGTTTCTGGACGCCCGACTGGCCGAGTTCGGGCTGGGGCCAGAGGCGCTGGCCTTGGTCGGGTTCAGCCAGGGCGCGATGATGAGCCTGCATGTCGCGCCGCGCCGGGCAAAGCCGGTGGCGGGGGTCGTGGCAATCTCCGGCAGGCTACTGCGGCCCGAGCGGTTGGTGGCAGAGGCCATCGTGAAACCGCCGGTTCTGCTGGTGCATGGTGATCAGGACCCGGTGGTGCCGTTCGACAGTATGGAAATGGCCGGGAGCGCGCTGGTGGCCGCGGGATTCCCGACCTTTGGCCATGTCATGCAGGGCACGGCCCACGGCATCGCGCCAGATGGATTGGGCGTGACGCTGCAGTTTCTGAAGGAACGCCTGCCGGGCTGA
- a CDS encoding pyridoxal phosphate-dependent decarboxylase family protein, with protein sequence MDHEDLRLWSKRAADWAADYHAGLRDRPVRAPLTPGTVARQLPAGPPETAEPMAAIWDDFERIVPGGMTHWQHPRFFAYFPANAAPASMLAEQLVNAMGCNALIWQTSPAATEIEQVMVDWLRQAVGLPEGFVGTIHDTATTATLSAVLTMRERALGWQGLEEGLAGGPVLRFYASAETHSSVDKAIRVAGIGQRNLVKVAVDGDRAMTGAALRAAIVADRAAGMLPAGVILCAGGTSVGAFDRIGECIAAAQAEGVPVHVDAAWAGSAMICPEFRDLWDGVEGADSVVLNPHKWLGAQFDCSVQFLKDPGAQVRTLGLRPTYLETAGREEIVNFNEWTVPLGRRFRALKLWFVLRAYGLEGLRTRIRNHVAWAAESRDQIATLPGVRIVTEPRLSLFSFALDDNTATEALLARINDDGRIYLTQTKVDGRFAIRVQVGSFDCCHEDVMLIATTIKELLASCPSEPSSLP encoded by the coding sequence ATGGACCATGAAGACCTTAGGTTGTGGTCGAAGCGGGCGGCGGATTGGGCGGCGGATTATCATGCGGGGTTGCGGGACCGGCCGGTGCGCGCGCCGCTGACACCCGGGACGGTGGCGCGGCAGTTGCCCGCAGGCCCGCCCGAGACGGCCGAGCCGATGGCGGCGATCTGGGACGATTTCGAGCGGATCGTGCCGGGGGGCATGACGCATTGGCAGCACCCCCGGTTCTTCGCCTATTTCCCGGCCAATGCGGCCCCGGCGTCGATGCTGGCCGAACAGCTGGTCAACGCGATGGGGTGCAATGCGCTGATCTGGCAAACCTCGCCCGCCGCGACCGAGATCGAGCAGGTGATGGTCGACTGGCTGCGTCAGGCGGTGGGTCTGCCGGAGGGGTTTGTCGGCACGATCCATGACACGGCGACGACGGCGACGCTGTCGGCGGTGCTGACGATGCGGGAACGGGCGCTGGGGTGGCAGGGGCTGGAGGAGGGCCTGGCCGGGGGGCCGGTGCTGCGGTTCTACGCCAGCGCCGAGACGCATTCGAGCGTGGACAAGGCGATCCGGGTGGCGGGGATCGGGCAGCGCAATCTGGTGAAGGTAGCGGTGGACGGCGACCGGGCGATGACCGGTGCCGCGCTGCGGGCGGCGATTGTTGCGGACCGGGCGGCGGGGATGCTGCCTGCGGGCGTGATCCTCTGCGCTGGGGGGACCAGCGTGGGGGCCTTCGACCGGATTGGCGAGTGCATCGCCGCCGCGCAGGCCGAGGGCGTGCCGGTGCATGTCGATGCGGCCTGGGCGGGGTCGGCGATGATCTGCCCGGAGTTCCGCGACCTTTGGGATGGGGTCGAGGGGGCGGATTCGGTTGTGCTGAACCCGCACAAATGGTTGGGGGCGCAGTTCGACTGTTCGGTGCAGTTCCTGAAGGACCCGGGCGCGCAGGTGCGCACGCTGGGCTTGCGGCCGACCTATCTTGAGACGGCGGGGCGGGAGGAGATTGTCAACTTCAACGAATGGACTGTGCCTTTGGGCCGCAGGTTCCGGGCGCTGAAGCTGTGGTTCGTGCTGCGGGCCTATGGGCTGGAAGGGCTGCGGACACGCATAAGGAATCACGTCGCCTGGGCTGCTGAGTCGCGCGACCAGATCGCCACGCTGCCGGGGGTGAGAATCGTTACCGAACCAAGGCTGTCGCTGTTCAGTTTCGCGTTGGACGACAATACCGCGACCGAGGCGCTTTTGGCCCGGATCAATGACGACGGACGCATCTATCTGACCCAGACCAAGGTCGATGGGCGCTTTGCAATCCGGGTTCAGGTCGGATCATTTGACTGTTGCCACGAAGATGTCATGCTGATTGCAACAACAATCAAAGAATTGCTTGCATCATGTCCTTCAGAGCCCTCGTCCTTGCCGTGA